A genomic window from Salvia hispanica cultivar TCC Black 2014 chromosome 5, UniMelb_Shisp_WGS_1.0, whole genome shotgun sequence includes:
- the LOC125191391 gene encoding uncharacterized protein LOC125191391 isoform X1 yields MQMQLILFCDFLRYMDPPTDDIELKPETLEEEIEGGPLFHCEFCDADVVDKIAQSFLPGLASACIDNTTGGLFKTPANVAVDIRKEMVDYLVQRSENFVAESVVLEGVGDVEVSADSYDIISDFVDDFVHSKRNFFSRVSGWILSEKREDWIDDLVQEMEINGFWLLNRRSTVAQTLLKNLDFRNTYHCNMNFKSPGDLEKHKLSCGFRTLSCSNEGCDSSFSAAKMEHHDSTCAFKMLSCEQKCPDIIMRREMDRHCITTCPMKLVKCPFQSVGCQSTVPQRTIEQHRSDNLPSHLLYVLQVSHKGESLEALKQRVQELEKIASPGRLASARDARSLTYVVRDLEAKLGPIKVQTEKKSDKDVKDLIDLREDKTDIEAKQVRFDAKKESIAETSLTPNESFN; encoded by the exons atgcAAATGCAgctgattttgttttgtgattttCTTAGGT ACATGGATCCACCTACTGATGATATCGAGCTTAAACCCGAGACACTTGAAGAAGAAATAGAGGGTGGACCTTTGTTTCATTGTGAGTTTTGTGATGCTGACGTAGTTGATAAAATAGCTCAATCATTTCTCCCTGGTTTGGCTTCGGCATGCATTGACAACACGACCGGAGGTCTCTTTAAGACCCCTGCTAATGTGGCTGTTGACATCAGGAAAGAAATGGTCGATTACCTTGTCCAACGAAGTGAAAATTTCGTGGCTGAATCAGTTGTCCTGGAAGGTGTTGGGGATGTGGAAGTATCAGCAGACTCTTATGATATTATATCagattttgttgatgattttgtgCATTCAAAAAGAAATTTCTTCAGTCGAGTTTCAGGATGGATACTGAGTGAGAAAAGAGAAGATTGGATAGATGATCTTGTACAGGAGATGGAAATAAATGGATTTTGGTTGCTGAACCGGAGGAGCACGGTTGCACAAACGCTCTTGAAAAATCTCGATTTCAGAAACACATATCATTGCAACATGAATTTCAAGTCCCCGGGAGACTTAGAAAAGCACAAGTTGAGCTGCGGTTTTAGGACATTGTCCTGTAGTAATGAGGGATGTGATTCTTCGTTTAGTGCGGCTAAGATGGAGCATCATGATTCTACCTGTGCTTTTAAAATGCTTTCATGTGAGCAGAAGTGCCCGGACATCATAATGAGACGGGAGATGGACAGACATTGCATCACTACATGTCCAATGAAGCTTGTCAAATGCCCCTTTCAATCAGTAGGATGCCAATCCACTGTTCCTCAACGTACGATCGAGCAGCACAGATCTGATAATCTCCCTAGCCATCTGCTTTATGTCCTCCAGGTTTCTCACAAGGGAGAATCACTAGAAGCTCTAAAACAAAGGGTGCAAGAACTGGAAAAG ATAGCATCTCCCGGACGATTAGCATCAGCTCGTGATGCTAGATCTCTGACTTATGTGGTTAGGGATCTTGAAGCAAAACTTGGTCCTATAAAGGTGCAGACAGAGAAGAAAAGCGATAAAGATGTTAAAGATTTGATTGATCTAAGGGAGGATAAGACAGACATAGAGGCTAAACAAGTCAGGTTTGATGCTAAAAAGGAATCAATTGCTGAGACATCCCTCACCCCCAATGAATCATTCAATTAG
- the LOC125191391 gene encoding uncharacterized protein LOC125191391 isoform X2, giving the protein MDPPTDDIELKPETLEEEIEGGPLFHCEFCDADVVDKIAQSFLPGLASACIDNTTGGLFKTPANVAVDIRKEMVDYLVQRSENFVAESVVLEGVGDVEVSADSYDIISDFVDDFVHSKRNFFSRVSGWILSEKREDWIDDLVQEMEINGFWLLNRRSTVAQTLLKNLDFRNTYHCNMNFKSPGDLEKHKLSCGFRTLSCSNEGCDSSFSAAKMEHHDSTCAFKMLSCEQKCPDIIMRREMDRHCITTCPMKLVKCPFQSVGCQSTVPQRTIEQHRSDNLPSHLLYVLQVSHKGESLEALKQRVQELEKIASPGRLASARDARSLTYVVRDLEAKLGPIKVQTEKKSDKDVKDLIDLREDKTDIEAKQVRFDAKKESIAETSLTPNESFN; this is encoded by the exons ATGGATCCACCTACTGATGATATCGAGCTTAAACCCGAGACACTTGAAGAAGAAATAGAGGGTGGACCTTTGTTTCATTGTGAGTTTTGTGATGCTGACGTAGTTGATAAAATAGCTCAATCATTTCTCCCTGGTTTGGCTTCGGCATGCATTGACAACACGACCGGAGGTCTCTTTAAGACCCCTGCTAATGTGGCTGTTGACATCAGGAAAGAAATGGTCGATTACCTTGTCCAACGAAGTGAAAATTTCGTGGCTGAATCAGTTGTCCTGGAAGGTGTTGGGGATGTGGAAGTATCAGCAGACTCTTATGATATTATATCagattttgttgatgattttgtgCATTCAAAAAGAAATTTCTTCAGTCGAGTTTCAGGATGGATACTGAGTGAGAAAAGAGAAGATTGGATAGATGATCTTGTACAGGAGATGGAAATAAATGGATTTTGGTTGCTGAACCGGAGGAGCACGGTTGCACAAACGCTCTTGAAAAATCTCGATTTCAGAAACACATATCATTGCAACATGAATTTCAAGTCCCCGGGAGACTTAGAAAAGCACAAGTTGAGCTGCGGTTTTAGGACATTGTCCTGTAGTAATGAGGGATGTGATTCTTCGTTTAGTGCGGCTAAGATGGAGCATCATGATTCTACCTGTGCTTTTAAAATGCTTTCATGTGAGCAGAAGTGCCCGGACATCATAATGAGACGGGAGATGGACAGACATTGCATCACTACATGTCCAATGAAGCTTGTCAAATGCCCCTTTCAATCAGTAGGATGCCAATCCACTGTTCCTCAACGTACGATCGAGCAGCACAGATCTGATAATCTCCCTAGCCATCTGCTTTATGTCCTCCAGGTTTCTCACAAGGGAGAATCACTAGAAGCTCTAAAACAAAGGGTGCAAGAACTGGAAAAG ATAGCATCTCCCGGACGATTAGCATCAGCTCGTGATGCTAGATCTCTGACTTATGTGGTTAGGGATCTTGAAGCAAAACTTGGTCCTATAAAGGTGCAGACAGAGAAGAAAAGCGATAAAGATGTTAAAGATTTGATTGATCTAAGGGAGGATAAGACAGACATAGAGGCTAAACAAGTCAGGTTTGATGCTAAAAAGGAATCAATTGCTGAGACATCCCTCACCCCCAATGAATCATTCAATTAG
- the LOC125188997 gene encoding superoxide dismutase [Cu-Zn] 2 isoform X2 gives MGGVKAVAVISGADNVKGFVHFIQHSSGTLVEGRISGLRPGLHAFHIHALGDTTNGCNSTGPHFNPLNKHHGSPLDDQRHAGDLGNIVAASDGVADISIIDNQIPLSGQYSILGRAVVVHADTDDLGKGGHELSKTTGNAGARIGCDVEQFLC, from the exons ATGGGGGGAGTGAAAGCGGTGGCCGTCATCTCCGGCGCAGATAACGTCAAAGGATTCGTCCACTTCATCCAACACTCTTCcg GTACCCTCGTGGAAGGAAGAATCAGCGGACTCCGTCCAGGCCTCCATGCCTTTCATATCCACGCTCTCGGCGACACCACCAATGGCTGCAATTCTACTG GACCTCATTTCAACCCTTTAAACAAGCATCACGGCTCTCCCTTAGATGATCAGCGCCACGCCGGTGACCTCGGAAACATTGTCGCCGCCTCAGACG gAGTTGCTGACATTTCAATTATTGATAATCAG ATTCCACTGAGTGGACAGTACTCCATTCTAGGAAGAGCTGTTGTTGTACATGCTGATACTGATGACCTTGGGAAag GTGGACATGAACTTAGCAAAACTACCGGAAATGCTGGTGCAAGAATCGGTTGCG ATGTGGAGCAGTTTTTGTGCTGA
- the LOC125188997 gene encoding superoxide dismutase [Cu-Zn] 2 isoform X1, with translation MGGVKAVAVISGADNVKGFVHFIQHSSGTLVEGRISGLRPGLHAFHIHALGDTTNGCNSTGPHFNPLNKHHGSPLDDQRHAGDLGNIVAASDGVADISIIDNQIPLSGQYSILGRAVVVHADTDDLGKGGHELSKTTGNAGARIGCGIIGLQSSV, from the exons ATGGGGGGAGTGAAAGCGGTGGCCGTCATCTCCGGCGCAGATAACGTCAAAGGATTCGTCCACTTCATCCAACACTCTTCcg GTACCCTCGTGGAAGGAAGAATCAGCGGACTCCGTCCAGGCCTCCATGCCTTTCATATCCACGCTCTCGGCGACACCACCAATGGCTGCAATTCTACTG GACCTCATTTCAACCCTTTAAACAAGCATCACGGCTCTCCCTTAGATGATCAGCGCCACGCCGGTGACCTCGGAAACATTGTCGCCGCCTCAGACG gAGTTGCTGACATTTCAATTATTGATAATCAG ATTCCACTGAGTGGACAGTACTCCATTCTAGGAAGAGCTGTTGTTGTACATGCTGATACTGATGACCTTGGGAAag GTGGACATGAACTTAGCAAAACTACCGGAAATGCTGGTGCAAGAATCGGTTGCG GAATAATTGGGCTCCAGTCATCTgtttaa
- the LOC125188996 gene encoding eukaryotic translation initiation factor NCBP-like, with the protein MELVSGKKENDASNNTQTSSDEDRERLILDLKAGLHPLRNKYVFWYTRRTPGVRTQTSYEDNIKKIVDFSTVEAFWVCYCHLARPSSLPSPTDLHLFKEGIRPLWEDFANCNGGKWIIRLKKAVSGRFWEDLVLALVGDQLDYGDNICGAVLSIRFNEDILSVWNRNASDHQAVMALRDSIKRHLKLPHSYVMEYKPHDASLRDNSSYRNTWLRG; encoded by the exons ATGGAATTGGTTTCggggaaaaaggaaaacgaCGCTAGCAATAACACTCAGACCTCCTCCGACGAAGATAGAGAACGCCTTATCCTCGATCTCAAGGCCGGTCTCCACCCCCTCAGA aataaatatgtattttggTACACTCGTCGAACTCCTGGAGTCAGAACTCAGACATCATATGAGGATAATATAAAGAAGATTGTGGATTTCAGTACG GTTGAAGCCTTTTGGGTTTGTTATTGTCACCTAGCCCGTCCTTCAAGTTTACCAAGCCCAACAGATTTGCATCTGTTCAAGGAGGGTATTCGTCCGCTATGGGAG GATTTTGCTAACTGCAATGGCGGGAAATGGATTATTCGACTTAAGAAGGCTGTGTCAGGCCGTTTCTGGGAAGACCTG GTTCTAGCGTTGGTAGGAGATCAACTTGATTATGGTGATAATATATGTGGTGCAGTACTGAGTATCCGTTTTAATGAGGATATATTGAGTGTTTGGAACCGCAATGCATCTGATCATCAG GCTGTGATGGCACTAAGGGACTCAATCAAGCGCCATCTGAAGCTTCCCCACAGCTATGTAATGGAATACAAGCCCCACGATGCTTCTCTGCGTGACAACTCCTCATATCGAAACACATGGTTGAGAGGATAG